One Microvirga thermotolerans DNA window includes the following coding sequences:
- a CDS encoding carbohydrate ABC transporter permease: protein MTKTVNQRAWFLVLPVFAIVAFSAVLPLMTVVNYSVQDTFGNNQFFWNGVGWYQELLDPSSELGGRFFGALWRTLLFSAIVLLIEVPLGIVVALSMPREGWKVALCLVLMALPLLIPWNVVGTIWQVFARGDIGLLGWAVNRLGIDYNYTGDSLDAWITIVVMDVWHWTSLVALLCYAGLKSIPDAYYQAARIDGASRWAVFRTIQLPKMRRVLLIAVLLRFMDSFMIYTEPFVLTGGGPGNATTFLSIDLVKLALGQFDLGKAAAMSIVYNLIILAICWVFYTVMTGVDAERERVEA, encoded by the coding sequence ATGACGAAGACCGTCAATCAGCGCGCGTGGTTCCTGGTTCTTCCGGTCTTCGCCATCGTCGCCTTTTCGGCGGTGCTGCCGCTCATGACCGTGGTCAACTACTCGGTTCAGGACACCTTCGGCAACAACCAGTTCTTCTGGAACGGCGTCGGCTGGTATCAGGAGCTGCTCGATCCGTCGAGCGAGCTCGGCGGCCGCTTCTTCGGCGCGCTCTGGCGTACGCTCCTGTTCTCCGCGATCGTCCTGCTGATCGAGGTGCCGCTCGGAATCGTCGTCGCCCTGTCCATGCCGCGCGAAGGCTGGAAGGTGGCCCTGTGCCTCGTGCTGATGGCGCTGCCGCTCCTGATCCCGTGGAACGTGGTCGGCACCATCTGGCAGGTCTTCGCCCGCGGCGACATCGGGCTCCTCGGCTGGGCGGTGAACCGCCTCGGCATCGACTACAACTACACCGGCGACTCTTTGGATGCCTGGATCACCATCGTCGTGATGGACGTGTGGCACTGGACGAGCCTCGTGGCGCTCCTCTGCTATGCGGGCCTGAAGTCGATCCCGGACGCGTACTATCAGGCAGCGCGCATCGACGGCGCCTCCCGCTGGGCGGTGTTCCGCACCATCCAGCTACCCAAGATGCGCCGTGTCCTGCTGATCGCCGTGCTGCTGCGCTTCATGGACTCCTTCATGATCTACACCGAGCCCTTCGTTCTCACCGGCGGCGGGCCGGGCAACGCGACCACGTTCCTGTCCATCGACCTGGTGAAGCTCGCTCTCGGGCAGTTCGATCTCGGCAAGGCGGCGGCCATGTCGATCGTCTACAACCTGATCATCCTGGCCATCTGCTGGGTGTTCTACACCGTCATGACCGGCGTGGATGCGGAGCGCGAGAGGGTCGAGGCATGA
- a CDS encoding carbohydrate ABC transporter permease, which produces MTLYLLFLMLPIYWLVNMSLKTNTEITSGLTLWPRTLTFENYVRIFTDESWYSGYINSLTYVVINTLLSISFALPAAYAFSRYRFLGDKHLFFWLLTNRMAPPAVFALPFFNLYSAIGLFDTPWAVALAHCLFNIPLAVWILEGFMSGVPREIDETAAIDGYSFPRFFVKIFMPLIASGIGVAAFFCFMFSWVELLLARTLTAVNAKPIAATMTRTVSAAGMDWGLLAAAGVLTIVPGALVIWFVRNYIAKGFALGRV; this is translated from the coding sequence ATGACCCTCTACCTCCTGTTCCTGATGCTGCCGATCTACTGGCTCGTGAACATGAGCCTGAAGACCAACACGGAGATCACGAGCGGCCTGACCCTGTGGCCCCGGACCCTGACCTTCGAGAACTACGTCAGGATCTTCACGGACGAGAGCTGGTACTCCGGCTATATCAACTCGCTCACCTACGTGGTCATCAACACGCTGCTGTCGATCTCCTTCGCGCTGCCCGCGGCCTACGCGTTTTCACGCTACCGGTTCCTGGGCGACAAGCACCTGTTCTTCTGGCTGCTCACCAACCGCATGGCGCCGCCGGCCGTGTTCGCGCTGCCCTTCTTCAACCTCTATTCGGCCATCGGCCTGTTCGACACGCCCTGGGCGGTCGCGCTGGCCCATTGCCTGTTCAACATTCCGCTGGCGGTCTGGATCCTCGAGGGCTTCATGTCCGGCGTGCCGCGGGAGATCGACGAGACGGCGGCCATCGACGGCTATTCCTTCCCCCGCTTCTTCGTGAAGATCTTCATGCCGCTGATCGCGAGCGGCATCGGCGTCGCGGCGTTCTTCTGCTTCATGTTCTCCTGGGTCGAGCTTCTGCTGGCGCGCACGCTGACCGCGGTGAACGCGAAGCCCATCGCCGCCACCATGACCCGCACGGTCTCCGCGGCAGGCATGGACTGGGGGCTGCTCGCGGCGGCGGGGGTGCTCACCATCGTGCCCGGCGCTCTCGTGATCTGGTTCGTGCGCAACTACATCGCCAAGGGCTTCGCCCTGGGCCGGGTCTAG
- a CDS encoding DUF2160 domain-containing protein encodes MPDFAWMAWTSQTALFFVGIASLLLVMTLLAIARPETERVGVLRIPTTRGDRLFISLLGAAFIHLTWLGLVGSDLWWAFGLSLVYAAAVFRYV; translated from the coding sequence ATGCCCGACTTCGCCTGGATGGCCTGGACCTCGCAGACCGCGCTCTTCTTCGTCGGCATCGCGAGCCTGCTCCTGGTCATGACCCTGCTCGCCATCGCCCGGCCCGAAACGGAGCGGGTTGGCGTCCTGCGCATCCCGACCACCCGCGGCGACCGGCTGTTCATCAGCCTTTTGGGCGCCGCCTTCATCCATTTGACCTGGCTCGGGCTCGTGGGGTCCGATCTATGGTGGGCCTTCGGCCTGTCCCTCGTCTACGCGGCGGCCGTGTTCCGCTACGTGTGA